The following proteins come from a genomic window of Leguminivora glycinivorella isolate SPB_JAAS2020 chromosome 6, LegGlyc_1.1, whole genome shotgun sequence:
- the LOC125226831 gene encoding rho-associated protein kinase 2: protein MEVVVKDEERMRRLRALEERLCDPRSPGNVDSLLDTVAALVSDCDHPAIRRMKNVEAYTSRYEEFASEIVDLRMKAADFDLIKVIGRGAFGEVQLVRHKSTRHVYAMKLLSKVEMIKRSDSTFFWEERHIMAHANSEWILKLHFAFQDHKYLYMVMDYMPGGDLVSLMSNYDIPEKWAKFYTMEIVLALDVIHNMGFVHRDVKPDNMLIDKYGHLKLADFGTCMRMGPDGLVRASNAVGTPDYISPEVLQSQNGEGVYGRECDWWAVGIFLYEMLIGDPPFYAESLVGTYGKIMDHRNSLQFPDDVEISKEAKSLIRGLLTDRVRRLGKNSVDEIKQHPFFYNEQWSFDNLRDSVPPVVPELSGDDDTKNFDEIEKSDALDESFPVPKAFVGNHLPFVGFTYNGDYQLCGRRNQHTDVVDTISTNHVNNVGSEAILQLEKLLERERDGRRKLEDRQVSLCAQLEELSQRESRSKKLIADTDKELALLRHDLKEIQRKAEIEAESRRKAEMNYSEAKRRLEEEQNKRAKEMSNLQNYNDKINTLEKQLTELREKLKQESEAAAKARKQAAEMTAAQAAAAAVSDGTTARLRAQRDSLERERATLADELAAAKAGKQRAEAAVAEAGGRLSAAHAELERSAARLAQVANDNRQLTERVSQLEKECASLAHERSAAHHLYQQELRAHQDTQRSQLLSKQEANLELVKALQGKLNEEKAGRQRAEATCQEKDRQMSMLNVDYRQMQQRLQKLEGEHRQESEKVVGLQAALEQERAARCAGAGETAAAEAAARAAAAERDARARDLHNVRQALHTASEKLAAASAERDMYYTRSEELRSQLENEQHFSHVYRAQVSEVRAQLDESTRAARDLEQERSSLMHQLQLAIARADSEAIARSIAEETVGELEKEKTMKELEMRDALATHRSELAARDSLVQGLRDREHENRATIDLQRKEVDELRRSGTALAERVAGLQRLQEEVERLNKKLNSEIMLKQQAVNKLAEIMNRKDMNPAVTKNKSKMSVRKDKDYRKLQQELTREKDKFDQQVAKMQRDLQDTQQQLLEEQQTRLKLAMEVDSKDVEIEQLKEKLAALTSETASQSSADAEDGETEQTLEGWLSVPIKQNIRRHGWRKQYVVVSSKKIIFYNSESDKQNTTDPVMILDLSKVFHVRSVTQGDVIRADAKDIPRIFQLLYAGEGEARRPQDALDQPQDQTDQHGNTVQHKGHDLVSITYHIPTACEVCTRPLWHMFRPPQAYECRRCRMKIHAEHVSEAESVAACKLHADRARELLLLAPGAPDQRRWVARLARRVQRYGYRAAHTNHDHTKLSPRDSMRSNLKISYMNASQRSSTLPANASLPRQ, encoded by the exons ATGGAGGTAGTGGTGAAGGACGAGGAGCGCATGCGGCGGCTCCGCGCGCTGGAGGAGCGGCTGTGCGACCCGCGGTCGCCGGGCAATGTGGACTCGTTGCTGGACACGGTCGCGGCGCTGGTCTCCGACTGCGACCACCCGGCCATACGCCGCATGAAGAACGTCGAGGCCTACACTAGCAGAT ATGAAGAGTTTGCATCTGAAATTGTTGATCTTCGTATGAAGGCAGCAGATTTTGACCTGATAAAAGTGATAGGTCGAGGAGCATTTGGGGAAGTGCAACTAGTCAGACACAAGTCCACACGCCACGTGTATGCCATGAAGCTGCTGAGCAAAGTAGAGATGATCAAAAGGTCAGACTCCACCTTCTTTTGGGAGGAAAGACACATAATGGCACATGCTAACTCTGAATGGATTCTCAAATTACATTTTGCCTTCCAAGACCACAAGTATCTTTACATGGTAATGGATTACATGCCTGGTGGTGATCTTGTTAGTCTCATGTCTAATTATGATATACCTGAAAAGTGGGCTAAGTTTTATACAATGGAAATAGTACTGGCGTTAGATGTAATCCATAACATGGGGTTTGTTCACCGAGATGTTAAGCCAGATAATATGCTAATTGATAAGTATGGGCACTTGAAGTTAGCAGATTTTGGTACCTGCATGAGAATGGGCCCGGACGGACTGGTGAGGGCTAGCAATGCTGTAGGGACTCCAGATTATATATCTCCTGAGGTCTTACAGTCCCAAAATGGAGAAGGAGTGTATGGCCGTGAATGTGATTGGTGGGCTGTGggtatatttttgtatgaaatgtTAATTGGGGATCCACCCTTTTATGCTGAGAGCTTAGTAGGAACTTATGGAAAAATTATGGATCACAGGAACTCTTTACAATTTCCTGATGATGTTGAAATATCTAAAGAGGCCAAGTCTCTTATAAGAGGGCTGCTTACAGACAGAGTTAGAAGATTAGGCAAGAATAGTGTTGATGAAATCAAGCAACATCCATTCTTTTACAACGAACAGTGGAGCTTTGATAATCTCAGAGACTCAGTGCCACCTGTGGTCCCTGAGCTCTCTGGTGATGATGATACTaaaaattttgatgaaattgaGAAATCTGATGCATTAGATGAATCTTTTCCAGTGCCTAAAGCATTTGTTGGCAACCATTTACCTTTTGTGGGCTTCACTTACAATGGTGATTACCAACTATGTGGCCGTAGAAACCAACACACAGATGTTGTAGACACAATCTCAACCAATCATGTCAACAATGTTGGTTCTGAAGCCATTTTGCAACTAGAAAAACTGCTGGAGCGTGAGAGAGATGGCAGACGTAAACTTGAAGATAGACAAGTGAGCCTCTGCGCTCAGTTGGAGGAACTGTCTCAGAGAGAATCTAGAAGTAAAAAATTAATAGCCGACACTGACAAAGAGTTGGCATTACTCCGACATGATCTTAAAGAAATTCAGCGCAAGGCAGAAATTGAAGCGGAATCAAGAAGGAAAGCGGAAATGAATTACAGTGAAGCCAAAAGACGACTCGAGGAGGAACAGAACAAGAGAGCAAAAGAAATGAGCAACCTACAAAATTACAATGATAAAATCAACACCCTAGAAAAGCAGTTGACAGAATTACGTGAGAAACTAAAGCAAGAGTCGGAGGCGGCGGCCAAGGCGCGGAAACAGGCGGCCGAGATGACGGCCGCgcaggccgccgccgccgccgtcaGCGACGGGACGACGGCGCGGCTGCGCGCGCAGCGGGACTCGCTCGAGCGCGAGCGGGCCACGTTAGCGGACGAGCTGGCCGCCGCCAAGGCCGGCAAGCAGCGCGCCGAGGCCGCCGTGGCGGAGGCGGGCGGGCGGCTCAGCGCCGCGCACGCCGAGCTGGAGCGCTCGGCCGCGCGCCTGGCGCAGGTGGCCAACGACAACCGCCAGCTGACGGAGCGCGTGTCGCAGCTCGAGAAGGAGTGCGCGTCGCTGGCGCACGAGCGCTCCGCCGCGCACCACCTCTACCAGCAGGAGCTCCGCGCGCACCAGGACACGCAGCGCTCGCAGCTGCTTTCCAAGCAGGAAGCCAACCTTGAGCTAGTCAAAG CGCTGCAAGGCAAGCTGAACGAGGAGAAGGCGGGGCGGCAGCGCGCGGAGGCCACGTGCCAGGAGAAGGACCGCCAGATGTCCATGCTCAACGTCGACTACCGCCAGATGCAGCAGCGCCTGCAGAAGCTGGAGGGCGAGCATCGCCAGGAGAGCGAGAAG GTGGTGGGCCTACAAGCGGCGCTAGAACAGGAGCGCGCCGCGCGCTGCGCCGGGGCCGGCGAGACAGCCGCGGCCGaggccgccgcgcgcgccgccgccgccgagcgCGACGCGCGCGCCAGGGACCTGCACAACGTGCGCCAGGCCCTGCACACCGCCTCCGAGAAGTTGGCTGCTGCCAGTGCTGAACGAGACATGTACTATACCAGG AGCGAGGAGCTACGATCGCAGCTGGAGAACGAACAGCACTTCAGCCACGTGTACCGCGCGCAAGTGAGCGAGGTGCGCGCCCAGCTCGACGAGAGCACGCGCGCCGCGCGCGACCTCGAGCAGGAGCGCTCCAGCCTCATGCACCAGCTGCAGTTGGCCATCGCGCGCGCAGACTCCGAGGCCATCGCCAG ATCGATAGCCGAAGAAACCGTCGGCGAACTCGAAAAGGAAAAGACCATGAAAGAACTCGAAATGCGCGACGCCCTAGCTACGCACCGCAGCGAGTTGGCCGCCCGAGACTCTCTAGTGCAAGGACTGCGCGACCGTGAGCATGAGAACCGTGCTACCATCGATTTGCAACGCAAG GAGGTAGACGAGTTGCGGCGCAGCGGCACAGCCCTAGCCGAGCGCGTGGCGGGCCTGCAGCGACTACAAGAGGAGGTGGAGCGGCTCAACAAGAAGCTCAACTCCGAGATCATGCTCAAGCAGCAGGCCGTCAACAAGCTGGCCGAGATCATGAACAG AAAAGACATGAACCCAGCTGTAACAAAGAACAAAAGCAAGATGTCTGTACGCAAGGACAAAGACTACCGAAAACTACAACAAGAGCTCACCCGCGAAAAGGACAAGTTCGACCAACAGGTCGCCAAGATGCAACGCGATCTGCAGGACACGCAACAGCAGCTATTGGAGGAACAGCAGACGCGGCTGAAGCTAGCCATGGAG GTCGACAGCAAAGACGTAGAAATCGAGCAGCTAAAAGAGAAACTCGCCGCGCTGACCAGCGAAACAGCTTCCCAATCCTCCGCCGACGCAGAAGACGGGGAAACCGAACAAACGCTCGAGGGCTGGCTCTCTGTTCCCATCAAACAGAATATCAGGCGCCATGGATGGCGCAAGCAATATGTGGTCGTGTCGTCAAAGAAAATCATCTTTTATAACTCGGAGAGTGATAAGCAGAACACTACGGATCCTGTTATGATCTTGGATTTGAG CAAAGTGTTCCACGTGCGATCAGTAACGCAAGGCGACGTGATCCGCGCAGACGCGAAGGACATCCCGCGGATATTCCAACTGCTATACGCCGGCGAGGGCGAGGCTCGGCGGCCGCAGGACGCGCTCGACCAACCGCAGGACCAGACTGACCAGCATG GTAACACGGTGCAGCACAAAGGGCACGACCTAGTGAGCATCACGTACCACATCCCGACGGCGTGCGAGGTGTGCACGCGCCCGCTGTGGCACATGTTCCGTCCGCCGCAGGCCTACGAGTGTCGCC GTTGCCGCATGAAGATCCACGCCGAGCACGTGTCGGAAGCGGAGAGCGTGGCGGCGTGCAAGCTGCACGCGGACCGCGCGCGGGAGCTGCTGCTGCTGGCGCCGGGCGCGCCCGACCAGCGGCGCTGGGTGGCGCGCCTGGCGCGCCGCGTGCAGCGCTACGGCTACCGCGCCGCGCACACCAACCACGACCACACCAAGCTCTCGCCCAG AGACTCGATGCGCTCGAACCTGAAGATATCGTACATGAACGCGAGCCAGCGCAGCTCCACGCTGCCGGCCAACGCGTCGCTGCCGCGCCAGTAG
- the LOC125227043 gene encoding cytosolic carboxypeptidase 6-like, translating to MSSYPNDLEHTSIYNRDINDSEESDGEGGLGNLNRLIVRPPGHSGKAKRGQLCFDAAFECGNLGRADHITELEYDLFVRPDTCRPRSRFWYNFTVENVKQDQRVIFNIVNLGKERTLYNGEMTPLVRSTSRPKWQRIPRRFIFYHKSPVHRGRRVLSLAFGFDREEDVYHFTAAVPYSYSRLQKYLTLWEKRAQTFAARECIAQTTQKRKVDLITIGDLVVQDRETREESAVKGNKGVPKKRVVLILARTHGGEPPASFICQGILDYFLTSSEKALALRSNVAIQVVPMLNPDGVFLGNQRSDLLGADLNRSWVTATTFAHPAAVAINDLVSKLVAEKSLQLDFIIDLHADISFEGVFVRGNSYDDVYRFERHAVLPKFLASRVEAWRPEACLYNTDPLAAGTARRALPEGAVDAYTLLVSLGGRRLTPKGPYIHYTEDAYAKIGRSIVKALCDYYRHIGVIPPRQGAPTKKKDSRGRRRRRRPATDRDRPVRHTWSPVPHDHLPHIHNKMSPSSSPERRVLAARVLSPPLPPASPPPTRALPPRSTRLRRVKPRIEPDLDPLLPLITGTAVRTPRLSVVNLSAIVRTPTGREPRRLARPPRPAHPRFTSDEYDTHDSDSA from the exons ATGTCGTCGTACCCAAACGACCTGGAGCACACCTCCATATACAACAGGGACATTAACG ACAGCGAAGAAAGCGACGGGGAGGGAGGCCTCGGCAACCTGAACCGGCTGATCGTGAGGCCTCCGGGCCACAGCGGCAAGGCCAAGCGAGGCCAGCTCTGCTTCGACGCAGCCTTCGAATGTGGAAACTTGGGCCGAGCGGACCACATCACGGAGCTTGAGTATGACCTCTTCGTGCGACCCGATACCTGCCGCCCGCGATCGCGGTTCTGGTATAACTTTACGGTGGAAAATGTGAAGCAGGATCAG AGAGTAATCTTCAACATAGTCAACTTAGGCAAAGAAAGAACCTTATACAACGGCGAAATGACACCGCTAGTCCGCTCAACCTCGCGTCCAAAATG GCAACGCATTCCCCGTCGCTTCATCTTCTACCACAAGTCTCCCGTGCACCGCGGGCGGCGGGTACTGAGCCTCGCCTTCGGCTTTGATCGCGAGGAAGACGTCTACCACTTCACAGCGGCCGTGCCGTATTCCTACTCAAGGCTGCAGAAGTATCTCACGTTGTGGGAAAAACGCGCGCAGACGTTTGCTGCTAGGGAGTGCATTGCGCAAACCACG CAAAAACGCAAGGTAGACCTCATCACCATAGGGGACCTGGTGGTCCAGGATCGGGAGACGCGGGAAGAGTCCGCAGTGAAAGGCAATAAGGGCGTTCCGAAGAAGCGCGTCGTGCTCATCCTTGCGCGTACGCATGGCGGCGAACCGCCGGCGTCTTTCATCTGCCAAG GCATCCttgattattttttaacttCGTCGGAAAAGGCTTTAGCGCTCCGCAGCAACGTAGCTATTCAG GTAGTGCCAATGTTGAATCCCGACGGCGTGTTCTTGGGCAACCAGCGCTCAGACCTGCTGGGCGCTGACCTCAATCGTAGCTGGGTCACAGCTACCACCTTCGCGCACCCTGCCGCCGTGGCGATCAACGACCTCGTGTCCAAGCTCGTTGCTGAAAAG TCTTTGCAACTGGATTTTATAATCGACTTGCACGCGGACATAAGCTTTGAAGGAGTCTTCGTTAGAGGGAACTCATATGATGACGTCTACAG GTTTGAACGTCACGCCGTCCTTCCAAAGTTCCTGGCGTCCCGTGTAGAAGCCTGGCGTCCCGAGGCATGTCTGTACAACACGGACCCACTGGCCGCCGGCACGGCGCGCCGGGCCCTGCCGGAAGGCGCCGTGGACGCGTACACGTTGCTTGTGTCGCTGGGAGGCCGCCGACTCACTCCCAAGGGACCTTACATACATTATACTGAAGATGCTT ATGCAAAAATCGGGCGATCGATAGTGAAGGCGCTTTGCGATTACTATCGCCACATCGGCGTCATCCCGCCGCGGCAAGGGGCTCCGACGAAGAAGAAAGACAGCCGCGGCCGACGACGGCGTCGGCGCCCCGCCACGGACAGAGACAGGCCAGTCCGCCATACGTGGTCTCCAGTCCCACATGACCACTTACCGCACATACATAACAAGAT GTCGCCTAGTTCGAGTCCCGAGCGGCGTGTATTAGCCGCGCGGGTGCTGTCGCCTCCGCTGCCACCGGCGTCGCCGCCGCCGACCCGGGCCCTGCCACCGCGCTCGACTCGTCTTCGCCGCGTTAAGCCCCGGATAGAGCCCGATTTGGACCCGCTGCTGCCTCTTATCACAG GAACAGCAGTTCGTACGCCCCGACTCTCCGTGGTAAATCTCAGTGCCATCGTCCGCACACCGACTGGCCGCGAGCCTCGCAGACTCGCGCGGCCGCCCCGACCGGCGCACCCGAGGTTTACCAGCGATGAATACGACACACATGACTCTGACTCGGCGTGA
- the LOC125227380 gene encoding TATA box-binding protein-like 1 — protein MATLIQENGISISNHIVPDHEYCEPAREPEPQAVAPPAALDAAAPPDDEDTPEIDIMINNVVCSFSVKCHLNLRQIALNGVNVEFRRENGMVTMKLRRPYTTASIWSSGRVTCTGATSEDQAKIAARRYARALQKLGFQVRFQNFRVVNVLGTCRMPFGIRITAFSNKYREADYEPELHPGVTYKLYNPKATLKIFSTGGVTITARSVGDVQSAVERIFPLVYEFRKMRTPEDEEQLRARRGGVARPPTAPDPSAAASAGSAGADAWE, from the exons ATGGCTACGCTGATACAAGAGAATGGCATCAGCATCAGCAATCACATTGTGCCTGACCACGAGTACTGCGAGCCGGCGCGGGAGCCCGAGCCGCAGGCCGTGGCGCCACCGGCGGCGCTCgacgccgccgcgccgcccgacgACGAGGACACCCccgaaatagatatcatgataAACAATGTTGTGTGTAGTTTTAGTGTTAAGTGCCACTTGAACCTGAGACAAATAGCTTTGAACGGTGTTAACGTGGAGTTCCGCCGCGAGAACGGGATGGTGACGATGAAGCTGAGGCGGCCGTACACGACGGCGTCCATCTGGTCGTCGGGCCGCGTGACGTGCACTGGCGCTACGAGCGAGGACCAGGCCAAGATCGCGGCGCGGCGGTACGCGCGCGCGCTGCAGAAGCTCGGCTTCCAAGTGCGCTTCCAGAACTTTCGCGTAGTCAATGTATTAGGAACCTGTCGAATGCCCTTTGGAATAAGGATTACGGCATTCTCCAACAAATATAGGGAGGCAGA cTATGAACCAGAGCTTCACCCTGGTGTCACATATAAACTATATAATCCTAAAGCTACATTAAAAATATTCTCTACGGGAGGTGTCACAATaacag CTCGCAGCGTGGGCGACGTGCAGTCCGCCGTGGAGCGCATCTTCCCGCTAGTGTACGAGTTCCGCAAGATGCGCACGCCCGAGGACGAGGAGCAGCTGCGCGCCCGGCGCGGCGGTGTAGCCCGGCCACCCACGGCGCCGGACCCGAGCGCAGCCGCGAGCGCGGGCAGCGCGGGCGCCGACGCCTGGGAGTGA